One genomic window of Roseateles sp. DAIF2 includes the following:
- the mpl gene encoding UDP-N-acetylmuramate:L-alanyl-gamma-D-glutamyl-meso-diaminopimelate ligase, whose translation MHIHILGICGTFMGGLAALAREAGHRVTGCDANVYPPMSTQLEQLGIELIQGFGAEQLALKPDLFVIGNVVTRSSDGRFPLMEAILDAGLPYTSGPQFLAEQVLQGRHVLAVAGTHGKTTTTSMLAWILEHAGLQPGFLVGGVPQNFGVSARLGAGKAFVIEADEYDTAFFDKRSKFVHYRPRTAILNNLEHDHADIFPDLAAIETQFHHLVRTVPPSGRLVVNAREEALQRVLARGCWSEVQRFGVRKEEPGALRARGEPQAFDVLRGAMKVARVEWALLGEHNQLNALAAMAAAEHLGVTPEQSAAALAEFKNVRRRLELRGEAGGIKVYDDFAHHPTAIRTTVNGLRRKIAPAERILAVFEPRSNTMKLGTMKAQLPWALEEADLSFCNQAGLGWEASEALAPMGTQAQVHEGVDALVAAVVKAARPGDHVLCMSNGGFGGIHEKLLAALAAR comes from the coding sequence ATGCATATCCACATCCTCGGCATCTGCGGCACCTTCATGGGCGGCCTGGCCGCGCTGGCGCGCGAGGCCGGCCACCGGGTCACCGGCTGCGACGCCAATGTCTACCCGCCGATGTCCACCCAGTTGGAACAGCTGGGCATCGAGCTGATCCAGGGCTTCGGCGCCGAGCAGCTCGCGCTCAAGCCCGATCTGTTCGTGATCGGCAATGTCGTGACCCGCTCCAGCGACGGCCGCTTCCCGCTGATGGAGGCCATCCTCGACGCCGGCCTGCCCTACACCAGCGGCCCGCAGTTCCTGGCCGAGCAGGTGCTGCAGGGCCGCCATGTGCTGGCCGTCGCCGGCACCCATGGCAAGACCACGACCACCTCGATGCTGGCCTGGATCCTGGAGCATGCCGGCCTGCAGCCGGGCTTCCTGGTCGGCGGCGTGCCGCAGAACTTCGGCGTCTCGGCACGGCTCGGCGCGGGGAAAGCCTTCGTCATTGAGGCCGACGAGTACGACACCGCCTTCTTCGACAAGCGCAGCAAGTTCGTCCATTACCGGCCGCGCACCGCGATCCTGAACAACCTCGAGCACGACCACGCCGACATCTTCCCGGACCTGGCCGCGATCGAGACCCAGTTCCACCACCTGGTGCGCACCGTGCCGCCCTCGGGCCGTCTGGTCGTCAACGCCCGCGAGGAGGCGCTGCAGCGCGTGCTGGCGCGCGGCTGCTGGAGCGAGGTGCAGCGCTTCGGCGTGCGCAAGGAGGAGCCCGGCGCCCTGCGCGCGCGCGGCGAGCCGCAGGCCTTCGACGTGCTGCGCGGCGCGATGAAGGTGGCGCGGGTCGAATGGGCCCTGCTGGGCGAGCATAACCAGCTCAACGCGCTGGCCGCGATGGCGGCGGCCGAGCATCTGGGCGTGACGCCCGAACAGTCCGCCGCGGCGCTGGCCGAATTCAAGAACGTGCGCCGCCGCCTGGAGCTGCGCGGCGAGGCCGGCGGCATCAAGGTCTACGACGACTTCGCGCACCATCCGACGGCGATCCGCACCACGGTCAACGGCCTGCGCCGCAAGATCGCGCCGGCCGAGCGCATCCTGGCCGTGTTCGAGCCACGCTCCAACACGATGAAGCTGGGCACGATGAAGGCCCAGCTGCCCTGGGCGCTGGAGGAGGCCGACCTGTCCTTCTGCAACCAGGCCGGCCTGGGCTGGGAAGCCAGCGAGGCCCTGGCGCCGATGGGCACGCAGGCCCAGGTCCACGAGGGCGTGGACGCGCTGGTCGCCGCCGTCGTCAAGGCCGCCCGCCCCGGCGACCATGTGCTGTGCATGAGCAACGGCGGCTTCGGCGGCATCCACGAGAAGCTGCTGGCCGCCCTGGCCGCGCGCTGA
- a CDS encoding HAD family phosphatase, with protein sequence MSAVTRRYEAVIFDMDGLLIDSERPIRDAWLRLEARLTEADYLQTVGRSRPDSLAVLAAKLGSEARALALYEQVDAELTERFGTAGFPLKPGALALLQALRARGVPLAVASSTRHAKVLERLGAAGLIDFFGPIHGGDQVARGKPHPDLFELAAQSLGIDPARALVFEDSSYGARGALAAGAGVVLVPDLKAPDPEIAPQCLVLASLDEAPAHLPNWF encoded by the coding sequence ATGAGTGCAGTGACACGCCGCTACGAGGCGGTGATCTTCGACATGGACGGCCTGCTGATCGACTCCGAGCGGCCGATCCGCGATGCCTGGCTGCGCCTGGAGGCCCGCCTGACCGAGGCGGACTACCTGCAGACAGTGGGCCGCAGCCGGCCCGACAGCCTGGCCGTGCTGGCCGCCAAGCTGGGCTCCGAGGCCCGCGCGCTGGCGCTCTACGAGCAGGTCGACGCCGAGCTGACCGAGCGCTTCGGCACCGCCGGCTTCCCGCTCAAGCCCGGCGCGCTGGCCCTGCTGCAGGCGCTGCGCGCGCGCGGCGTGCCGCTGGCCGTGGCCTCCTCGACCCGCCACGCCAAGGTGCTGGAGCGGCTCGGCGCGGCCGGCCTGATCGACTTCTTCGGCCCCATCCATGGCGGCGACCAGGTCGCGCGCGGCAAGCCGCACCCCGACCTGTTCGAGCTGGCCGCCCAAAGCCTTGGCATCGATCCTGCGAGGGCCCTGGTGTTCGAGGACTCCAGCTATGGCGCGCGCGGCGCGCTGGCGGCCGGCGCCGGCGTCGTGCTGGTGCCCGACCTGAAGGCGCCCGATCCCGAGATCGCGCCGCAGTGCCTGGTGCTGGCGTCTCTGGACGAAGCACCGGCCCATCTACCGAACTGGTTCTGA
- the hemL gene encoding glutamate-1-semialdehyde 2,1-aminomutase encodes MSTNQDLFERSQRVIPGGVNSPVRAFRAVGGTPRFIKRGEGAYIIDAEGKRYIDYIGSWGPMILGHGHPAVLEAVTAAAREGFSFGAPTERELELAEEILKLVPAIEQVRLVSSGTEATMSAIRLARGATGRPKFIKFEGCYHGHTDALLVKAGSGLATFGHPTSAGVTPGAAQDTVVLEYNNVAQLEEAFAQHGPELACVIVEPIAGNMNFVRASLPFMTALRELCTKHGALLIFDEVMTGFRVGLASAQGHYATLIPGFKPDISVFGKVIGGGMPLAAFGASRDIMKHLAPLGGVYQAGTLSGNPVATACGLATLREIQKPGFFEELSAKTKRLVDGLAGIARDNGVPFSVDSEGGMFGFFLLPELPQNYTQVMTTDKERFNRFFHGMLDAGVYLAPALYEAGFVSAAHSEADIAATLAAARTALK; translated from the coding sequence ATGAGTACCAACCAAGACCTGTTCGAGCGCTCGCAGCGCGTCATCCCCGGCGGCGTCAACTCTCCCGTGCGCGCCTTCCGCGCCGTCGGCGGCACGCCGCGCTTCATCAAGCGCGGCGAGGGCGCCTACATCATCGACGCCGAGGGCAAGCGCTACATCGACTACATCGGCTCCTGGGGCCCGATGATCCTGGGCCATGGCCACCCGGCCGTGCTGGAGGCGGTGACCGCCGCGGCGCGCGAGGGCTTCTCCTTCGGCGCGCCGACCGAGCGCGAGCTGGAGCTGGCCGAGGAGATCCTGAAGCTGGTGCCGGCGATCGAGCAGGTGCGCCTGGTCAGCTCCGGCACCGAGGCGACGATGAGCGCGATCCGGCTGGCGCGCGGCGCCACCGGCCGCCCCAAGTTCATCAAGTTCGAGGGCTGCTACCACGGCCATACCGACGCCCTGCTGGTCAAGGCGGGGTCGGGTCTTGCCACCTTCGGCCACCCGACCAGCGCCGGCGTCACGCCCGGCGCCGCACAGGACACCGTGGTGCTGGAGTACAACAACGTCGCCCAGCTGGAGGAGGCCTTCGCCCAGCATGGGCCCGAGCTGGCCTGCGTGATCGTCGAGCCGATCGCCGGCAACATGAACTTCGTGCGCGCCAGCCTGCCCTTCATGACGGCGCTGCGCGAGCTGTGCACCAAGCATGGCGCGCTGCTGATCTTCGACGAGGTGATGACCGGCTTCCGTGTCGGCCTGGCCAGCGCCCAGGGCCATTACGCGACGCTGATCCCCGGCTTCAAGCCCGACATCAGCGTGTTCGGCAAGGTGATCGGCGGCGGCATGCCGCTGGCCGCCTTCGGCGCCAGCCGCGACATCATGAAGCACCTGGCCCCGCTGGGCGGCGTCTACCAGGCCGGCACCCTGTCCGGCAACCCGGTCGCCACCGCCTGCGGCCTGGCCACCCTGCGCGAGATCCAGAAGCCCGGCTTCTTCGAGGAGCTGTCGGCCAAGACCAAGCGCCTGGTCGACGGGCTGGCGGGCATCGCGCGCGACAACGGCGTGCCCTTCAGTGTCGACAGCGAGGGCGGCATGTTCGGCTTCTTCCTGCTGCCGGAGCTGCCGCAGAACTACACCCAGGTGATGACGACCGACAAGGAGCGCTTCAACCGCTTCTTCCACGGCATGCTGGACGCCGGCGTCTACCTCGCACCCGCGCTCTACGAGGCCGGCTTCGTCAGCGCCGCGCACAGCGAGGCCGACATCGCCGCCACCCTGGCCGCCGCCCGCACCGCGCTGAAATGA
- a CDS encoding bifunctional hydroxymethylpyrimidine kinase/phosphomethylpyrimidine kinase, with product MSTADFPQDPLQGEQEEAPAPACVMSFNASEPSGAAGLAGDVATIAAMGAHALPVVTGVLLRDTAEVFDQHVLDSDTVVEQARSILEDVTITAWKVGFLGSAEGVSAVAEILSDYPEIPLVAYLPAISWLDEEQQQSYLDAFRELILPQTLILVGNHKTLTDFLLPDWDADRPASPRELAVAAGQHGAEHVLVTGINLPNQFIDNVLANAQGPITGEKFERFEVSFVGAGDTLSAALAALLAVGAEVHSAVGEALSFLDQSLDAGFRPGMGNVVPDRFFWALPPADEEGEDGEPLLPGELDEAPAEEPAAPSRPPRRMH from the coding sequence ATGAGCACAGCCGATTTTCCCCAAGACCCGCTCCAGGGCGAACAGGAAGAAGCGCCGGCCCCGGCCTGCGTGATGAGCTTCAACGCCAGCGAGCCCAGCGGCGCCGCGGGCCTGGCCGGCGACGTCGCGACCATCGCCGCGATGGGCGCGCATGCCCTGCCGGTCGTCACCGGCGTGCTGCTGCGCGACACCGCCGAGGTGTTCGACCAGCATGTGCTGGACAGCGACACGGTGGTCGAGCAGGCGCGCTCGATCCTGGAGGACGTGACGATCACCGCCTGGAAGGTCGGTTTCCTGGGCAGCGCCGAGGGCGTCAGCGCGGTGGCCGAGATCCTCAGCGACTATCCCGAAATCCCGCTGGTCGCCTACCTGCCGGCGATCTCCTGGCTGGACGAGGAGCAGCAGCAGAGCTATCTGGACGCCTTCCGAGAGCTGATCCTGCCGCAGACCCTGATCCTGGTCGGCAACCACAAGACCCTGACCGATTTCCTGCTGCCCGACTGGGACGCCGACCGCCCGGCCTCGCCGCGCGAGCTGGCGGTCGCCGCCGGCCAGCATGGCGCCGAGCATGTGCTGGTGACCGGCATCAACCTGCCCAACCAGTTCATCGACAACGTGCTGGCCAATGCCCAGGGCCCGATCACCGGCGAGAAGTTCGAGCGCTTCGAGGTCAGCTTCGTCGGCGCCGGCGACACCCTGTCGGCCGCGCTGGCCGCGCTGCTGGCGGTCGGCGCCGAGGTGCACAGCGCCGTCGGCGAGGCCCTGTCCTTCCTGGACCAGTCGCTCGACGCGGGCTTCCGCCCCGGCATGGGCAATGTGGTGCCGGACCGCTTCTTCTGGGCCCTGCCGCCCGCCGACGAGGAAGGCGAGGACGGCGAGCCGCTGCTGCCCGGCGAGCTCGACGAGGCCCCGGCCGAGGAGCCGGCCGCGCCCAGCCGCCCGCCGCGCCGCATGCACTGA